The following DNA comes from Amycolatopsis albispora.
GCCCATCCGCTGGCTCGTCGACATGAACAACATGAGCAACAACCCCGCGCTGTCCCGCTTGTGCGCCACCGATCCCCGCGGTGGCGGCACCCGCGTGCCGATCGGGTTCCTCGCCAGCTTCCTCGCTTTCCGGCCCACCGCACCGGAAACCTTCGACGCGGCACCGGTCACGCTGGTGCATCCCGCCGAGGACCGGTGGACCCCGGCCGAACTCAGCCTCCGCTTCCTCGACCGCATCCAGGCACCGACCACGCGGGTGCTGCTCGGCGGCTGCGGTCACTATCCGGTGGAAGAACCCGGCATCACCCAGCTGGCGCAGGCCTTGACGGCGCTGCGCCGGGAGCTGGCCGGGTAGCGGGTCAGCGCGGTGGGCGTGCGTCGATGAGCACGGCCGCGGTGATCAGCGCGGCGAGGAGGAGCAGGGCGATGAGCACGGCGTCGATCAGGGTGGCGAGCATGGTCAGCTCCGGGTTTCGGTGCGTTTGCGGGAGCGCAGGCTGGTCAGCGTGACGGTGGCCAGGATCAGCACGATGACCACGAGCGAGATCGGAGTGGGAATGGCGGGCACGGACGGCCAGATGCCGTGTGCCCAGTGCAGCACGAGCTTGACCCCGATGAAGGCGAGGATAAGCGCGAGCCCGTGGTTGAGGTGCACCAGCTTGGCGAGCGCGTTGTGCAGCACGAAATACAGCGCGCGCAGGCCGAGCAGCGCGAAGGCGTTCGTGGTGAACACCAGGTAGGGATCCTCGGTGATGCCGTAGACCGCGGGCACGGAGTCGACGGCGAAAACCACGTCGGTGGCGAAGACGGCCACGACCACCACGGCCAGCGGGGTCAGCGCGCGCCGGCCCCGCTCGTGCACGGTCAGCCGGGTGCCGCGGTAGTCGTCGGTGACCGGCATCAGCTTGCGCAGCAGGCGAACCGAGCGCATTCGCGACACGTCCCGGTTCATCCCGGCGCCGGTGACGGCTTCGTGCAGGATCTTGACCGCCGACAGGAACAGGATCGCGCCGAACACCAGGAACGCCCACGTGCCCGCCTGCAGCAGCGCGGCGCCCGCGGCGATGAAGATGCCGCGCAGCACCAGCGCGCCGGTGATGCCGTAGAGCAGCACCCGTTGCTGGACCTCGGCCGGCACGGCGAACGCGGACAGCAGGAGCATGAAGACAAAAAGGTTGTCCACCGACAGGGACTTCTCGACGACGAACCCGGTGGCGAACTCCAGCGCCTGCGTCCCGCCGAAGGTGGGCCACAGCCACAGCGCGAAAACCGCCGGCAGGGTCAGGTAGAACACCGACCAGCCGACGGCTTCACGCAGGGACACCTCGTGGGGGCGCCGGGTGACCAGGAAGTCGGTCAGCAGCAGGGCCAGCAGGACGGCGATGCTGAGCGCCCACAACCACGGCGAACCGATCGATGATGAGGGTGCGGCGGATTGGGCGAACATGGGCGGAGGCCTCCTCGAACACGGTCGGCGTTCGAGGTCTCCTTCACCCGGGTACCGGGCGCCCTGCCGGGGACACCGCCGTCAGTGTCCGTACTGACCGGCCAGAGCCTGTGGGAAGTACTCCCCTCAAGCCCCGAGTATCGGACAAAACAGACAACAGGTAAAGCGGGGTCACCCGGACGTGGTCCGCTTTCAGCGCTCCGGGGTGAGCACGACGACCGGGATCTCGCGGGTGGTCTTCTCGGCGTATTCGTTGTACAGCGGGAAAATCCCGGCCATCTGGGTCCAGAGCGATGCGCGCTCGGCGCGCGTGGCGACGCGGGCGCGGGCGGTGAACCGGCGGGTGCCCGCCTGCACGCCGACGGACGGGTCCGCCTGGAGATTGGTGAACCAGGCCGGGTGATCGTCGGCGCCGCCCTTGGACGCGACCACCACGAGGTCGTCGCCGGAGGTGCCGTAGATCAGGCAGGTGCGGCGGGGCAGCCCGGTGCGGCGGCCGGTGGTGGCGAGCACGAGCGTGTGCACGCCGTCGGATTCGTGGCCCTCGGTACCGCCGGAGGCCAGGTACCGGCGGGTGTGCTCGGCAACCCAGTCCCACTGCGAGTCGGTGGCGCGGTCGAGATCAGCGGCGACGGCCATGGTGGCGGTCCTTTCCGGGCTGGCTGGTGTGTGACACCCCTGGGTCGGAGCCGTCACGACGTTCTCGACACGGGCTTCGGGATTTTTTTTCGCGTGGTTCCCGAGACGTCAGCGCGCCTGAGCCTCCGGCAGCGTGAAGTGGACGCGGAAGGTCACCTGGGTGCCGTCGGTGTGGGTGCGGACGAGGTCGGCGAGTTCGTTGACCATCAGCAGGCCGCGTCCCCGGCGCTGGTGGTCGGGGGCGGGGAGTCGGCCGGCGAGTGGGTCGAGGCGCCCGCTCGGGGTGTGGTTGCTGGTCTGGAACACCAGGCTGTCCGCGGTGGTCCAGCCCGCCAGCGCGCCGGTGGTGTCACCGTGATCGATGCAGTTGGTGGCCAGTTCGCTGACCACGATCGCGACGTCGTCCTGCCGGTCGGGGGACAGGCCGGCGCGGGCGGCGTGGCCGACGGCCCACTGGCGGATGTCGGTGAGCGTGTGCGGGGTGAACCAGGTGGCGGGATACGTCGCCACTTCGCCGGGTTGGGGGAGCGGCTGGTTGTAGGTGTCCACGATCTGGCCGGGCGCGTAGTGCGGGCTGGTCCACCAGCGGTCGCCTTCGACGAGCAGCGGGTGGGTGGCGGTGGCGTCGGCGAGGGCGGTTTCGCTGAGGCGGCTGCTGTCGTAGGGGCAGAGGATGGTGGCGTCCCGGCCGCGGAAGGCGGCGTTGATCAGGGCTTCGTGTTGCGCGCAGGCGGGGTATTCGTCGTCGCTGCGACCGGCCCAGATGGGTTCGCCGATGATGCGGGCGCGGCGGCCGGGGTGCTGGTCGGCGAAGGCGCGCAGCACGCCGGGAATGATGCGGCCGGGGTTGCGGCCTGCTTCGGTCATGTCCAGCCACAGCACGCCGTCGTCGTGCACGGCGTCTTTGAGCGCCGTGAGGTTGGGGCCGGGCACGGCGACGGCGACCGGTTCGCCGTTGTCCAGCCCGGCCCGGACGAACGGCACGGTGGCGGCGAGGTAGTCGGTGTGGTCGCGGTAGAACAGGGCGGGGTGGGTGAAGGCGTCACCGTCGAGGGGACCGTGCCAGTCCAGCCTGGTGACCCCGGCAGGTCTGGAGGGGTCGGCATCCATGTGCGCGAATACCCGCATGGGTGCCCGTTCTAAACGGTGACGCGTGCCTCGTCTCGCCATGCCTGCCGGGCATGGCTGGCTAGGCTCCCGGCATGGAGGTGGAGCTGCGGCACCTGCGGGCGTTCGTCGCCGTCGCGACGCGCGGTTCGGTCACGGCCGCGAGCCGTGACCTGCTGATCACGCAACCGGCGCTGAGCCGGACGATCCAGCAGCTCGAAGCGGCGGTCGGGACGCGGTTGCTGGAGCGCGGCCCGCAGGGCGTCGAACCCACCGAAGCGGGCGGTGAGCTGCTCGGACGGCTGCGCGGGGTGCTGCGTGACCTCGACGCCGCGCTGGCCGCGGCCGGTGGCCACGCGGGACTGCGGATCGGCTTCCAGTGGGCGCTGCCCGATCCGTGGGCCAGCGACCTGCTGACCGCGTTCGAAACAGCCACCGGCGCGCGGGCGACCCTGCTGCGGCGCGACGACATCGTGGCCGTGTTGCACTCGGGTGAGGTCGACGCCGCTCTGGTGCGCGGGGAGGTCCACGCCTCCGGCATTTCCGGCACGGTGTTGTTCGAAGAGGACCGGCTGGCCGCGGTGTCCACGGATTCGGAGCTGGCGGCCCGCGGCGAGCTGGACTGGGCGGAGCTGCCCGCGCACCCCGTGGTGGTCAACACGGTCAGCGGCGCGACGAGCCCGCACCTCTGGCCACCGGGGAACCAGCCGTCGCAGGTGGTCGAATGCGGGAGTTACGACGAGTGGCTGGCGATCATCGCCGCCGGTCGTGGCATCGGGTCCACCACCCTCTCGGCCGCGCGGGCACACACCCACGCCCGCGTGACTTACCTGCCCCTGCGGGACGCGCCGCGGGTCGCGCTCCGACTGCTGTGGCCGACGCGCCGCACCAGCGACCCGCTGCTGCGGCGGTTCGGCGAGTGTGCCCGTTCCATGCGTGGCGCGCATGGATCTGACGCGAGCGGCATTTCCCACGGCGGCACGGGATTCCTAGGGTCGGTGGCGACGAACGACCCGTGAGGAGCGAGAACCGGTGGCCGACACGATTTCCGCGCTGGGGCTGTCCATCCCGGTGCTCGCCGCGCCCATGGCTGGTGGTCCGACCACGCCGCGTCTGGTGATCGCCGCCGCCGAAGCCGGTGGCGCCGGGGTGCTGGCGGGCGGCTACAAGTCCGCCGAGGCACTGGCCGCGCAGCTCGGCGAGGTGCGGGCGGCCGGGGTGCCGTTCGGGGTGAACCTGTTCGCGCCGAACCCGGTCCCGGTCGATCCCGGCGAATACGACCGCTACCGGAACGCGCTCCAGCCCGAAGCGGACCGGCTCGGCGTCGACCTCACCGGCATCCCGGTCACCGAGGACGACGACGCCTGGCGCGACAAGGTCGACCTGCTGCTGGCGGATCCGGTGCCGCTGGCCACGTTCACCTTCGGCCTTCCGGACCGTGCCGTGATCCGCGCGCTGCGGGCGGCCGGCACGGTGACCGGGCAGACCGTCACCACCGCCGCCGAAGCCGAGCAGGCCACCGCCGCCGGGGTGGATCTCCTGGTGGTGCAGGGCGCGGCCGCGGGCGGGCATTCCGGCACGCTGAGCCCGGACCGCCTGCCGGTGGAAAAACCGCTGGCGGACCTGGTGCGCGAGGTGGCGGGGGTGACGCGGCTGCCGATCGTCGCCGCCGGTGGTCTCACGCGCGGCGGCGACGTCGCCGACGTGCTGCACGCTGGTGCGGTAGCGGTGATGGTGGGCACGGTGCTGCTGCTCGCGGGCGAAAGTGGTGCCTCGGCAACGCATCGCGCGGCGCTCGGCCAGGCCGGGCCTGGGCAGACGGTGCTGACTCGCGCCTTCACCGGCCGTCCCGCGCGGGCGCTGCGGAACGCTTTCACCGACCGTTTCACCGCGACGGCGCCCGCGGGCTATCCGGCGCTGCACCACCTGACCAGCCCACTGCGCAAGGCCGCCGCGGCGGCCGGTGACGCGGACCGGCTCCACCTGTGGGCGGGCACGGGTTATCCCGATGCGACCGCCGAACCGGCCGCGGATATTCTTCGCCGTCTCAGCGCGCGTCTTTGACCCGGGCTGGGAAGGGGAAGCCGACGAGTTCTTCGGACACCGCCCAGATCCGGCGCGCGTCCTCCGTGCCGCGCAGGCGTGAGTACAGCTTCTGCTCAGCCGGGGGACCCGCGAGGTGCCGGAAACCGCTGGGCCCGTAGAGACGACCGCCTTCGGCAGCGGGTGAGGTGGCCGCGTGGAGCGCGGGCAGCAGCGCCGTTTCCACCTTGCCGAACAGGATGCCGCGTGCGGACAGCGCGCGGATGACCCGCACCAGCGCGGTGTCGCGCTCGCGGCCGACCTCCGGGCGCGCGGCCAGCAAGTTCGTCGGTGTCACCCCGGGGTGGGACAGATTGCTCGTGATGCCCCAGCCGCCGTCACGGCTGCGCCGGTCGAGTTCGAGGCCGAACAGGCCGAACGCGATCTTCGACTGGCTGTAGGCCTGGTTGCCGTGGTACTTCCGCTCCCACTGCAGATCGTCCCAGTTGATGCCGTGCTGGTCGGCGGCGATGCTGATCTGCGAGGTGACGCGCGCCCGCCCCTCGCGCAGCAGCGGCAGCAGCCGGGCCACCAGCGCGAAGTGCCCGAGGTGGTTGGTGCCGAACTGCAGCTCGAAACCGTCCTTTGTGGTCTGCCGGGCGGGCGGGGTCATCACCCCGGCGTTGTTCACCAGCAGGTGGATCGGCCGTCCTTCGCCGGTGAGCCGCTCGGCCAGTGCGGCCACGGAGTCCAAAGAGGACAGATCGAGGTCTCGCAGGGAGAGCCGGGCGCCGGGGTGCCGCTCGCGGATCTTCGCCAGCGCCGCCTCGCCCTTGCGCGGGTTGCGGACCGGCATGATCACCTCGGCGCCCGCCGCGGCGAGCCGGGTCGCCAGCCCCAGGCCGACGCCGTCGCTCGCGCCGGTGACCACCGCGAGCTTGCCGGTGAGGTCGGGCACCGGGATGTCCGGCGTGGTCTTCGCCATGGCCTTTTCCTTCTGCCGACTGCCTGACAACTGTCAGATTAAGCGTATTCTGACATCTGTCAAGTTTTGTCACCCGGCTGGGGCGGAGGTGCGGGCCATGGGGAGAATGAGCCGCATGGTGGGGAAGGAGCCGGTGACCGGCGCGGCGCGGGGACCGGGGCGCCCCGGCGCGGGCGCACCGCCCGTGCCCGCCGAGGCGGAGATCCTCCGGCGCGGCATGGAAGCCTTCGCCGAACTCGGGTACGACCGGACTTCGGCGCGGGAACTCGCTCGGCGCCTCGGCGTCAGCCACAACTTCATCAACGACCGCTACGGGTCCAAGGCCAATTTCTGGCGGGCCGTGGTGGACGCGATCCTCGAACCCGACCAGCGCGAACGGCAGCGGCTGCTCGAAGCCGAGATGGACGACACCGAGCGGGTGCGCGCGATGATCACGCACTTCTACCGGGCCGCCGTCGAGGCGCCGCTGCTCGGCCGCCTGCTGGCCGACGAGTTCGGCCGCGAGTCCGAGCGGCTCGACTACCTGTACGAGCACTACGTGGCGCCGACGCTCGGCCCACTGGTGCCCGCGGTCGACCGGCTCATGGCGGCGGGCCGGATGCCGGCGGTGCCGATCGACGTGCTGTTCTTCGCCGTGATCAGCCCGGTCGCCGGGCTGGTGCAACTGCCGCTGGCGCACCGGCTCGGCCGGGCCGAGCCGGTGACCAGGGAAAGCCAGGAACGCACCGCGCGGCAGCTCGCGGACCTGGTGGTGGACGGCCTGCTCGGCCGGAACCACGCGGACTGAGGTTCGTCAGGCGGCCCGCAGGTCGGCGGCCTGGAACAGGCGGCCGCCCCGCACCACCTGGTCGACGAAGTGCAGATTGGTCAGGTCCGCCAGCGGATCGGCCGACAGGAGCACCAGGTCGGCCAGCTTGCCGGGGGCCAGGCAACCCCGATCGTGGCGTCCGAGCATCCGGGCCGCGCCGAGCGTGGCGCCGCTGAGCACCTCGCGCGGGCTGAGTCCGGCTTCGCCGTTCAGCACCAGCTCGAGATGACCGGCGATGCCCAGCGCCTCGCCGAACGAACCGCCGTCGGTGCCGAACGTGACGTTGGCGCCGCTGCGCGCCACCGGCTCGGCGTTGGCACGCAGGTGCACCAGGTGCGCGCGCATGGCTGCCGGGTCCACTGTGGACTCGATCGCCGCGATGGCCTCCGGGCCGCGCAGGTTGTCGTAGGTCGCGGCGGGCACCAGGCCCCGGCGGTCGTAGGCCTGCTGCCTGCCGACCGTGCCGACGACGTCCCCGAACACCTCGAAGATCATCATGGTGCTCACGTAGGAGGCGCCGGTCCGGCCCAGCAGCCGGAGGAAGTCGCGGTCGACCGGCTCGTCGAGCACCCCGTGCAGCAGGCCGGCGGCACCGGCTTCGAGCGCCTGGGCGGCGAGCCGCTTCGCCGGGGCGTGGAAGAACACCTTGAGACCGCGCCGGCGCGCGGCGCGCACGATCGCCTCCTGCGTGTCGATCGGCATGGTCTTGAGCAGCGGGCTGCGGCCCCAGAACCAGTCGTCGTTGGCGGCCTTGATGGCGTCCACGCCCGCGGCGGCGAGCCCGTCGACCACCTCGAAGGCGTGGTCGGGGCCGGTGACCACCACGGTGGTTTCCGGCATATCGAAGTCACCCCAGCCGCCGGGGCTGCCGAGCATGGGGCCGGTGCCCAGGTACCGCGGCGACGGCGCGTCGGGTGCCGCCGAATGCGCCTTGAGCACGGCGAAGTCGGCCAGTGAGCCGAACGGGTCGAACACCGTGGTGTAGCCGAAAGCCAGCAGCTTGGACAGGTTCGCGGCCCGCTCGGCGGCGGTGCTGCCGCCGAGGTGCTGGTGCGCGTCGATCAGGCCGGGCATGACGAACCGGCCGCGGCCGTCGACCACCTCGGCGCCCGGCGGGACCGGGACGTGCCTGCCGACCTGGACGATCCGGTCGCCGGTGATCAGCACGGTGGCTTCCGGCAGCGTCCGGCTGCCGTCGAACACCGTCGCGCCGGTGATCGCCCAGGTGCGCGGCGGTGCGGCGGCGGCGATCGGGGCCAGCGCGGTGGCGGCCAGCGCGCCGCCCGCCCCGGCCAGGAGCGCGCGGCGGCCGAGCGTGCGGGCGCCGGTGGGTGCGGACGGTCTCGCGTGAAGATGGCACATCGGTAGAACCCCCAGGTCCGATCGAGGTGGAAGGTGCCCGGCATTCTTCGCCGCGGCGGGCGCCGGGGCAAGGCCGGTTGATCGTCACGGGATCGGCACTGGAAAGCTCGATCGGGTGAACTCGGTGATTCGCCTCGGCATGCTGGTCGGGGTGGGCGTGGCGCTCGGCGCCTGCTCCAGTCCCGCGGTGGTGCCCCCGCCGCCGGTGCCGGTGCCGTCGTCGGCCGCCCCGGCCCCGGTCTGCCCGGAGTCCGGCGTGAAGATCACCGCCGGTGAGGTGGAGGGCGCTTCGGGCCTGCGGGCGCTCGGCCTGGTGCTGACCAACTGCGGTACGCGCGACTACACCGCGAACGGTTATCCGGTGGTCCGGGTGCTGGACGCGAACGGGCAGCCGCTCGGCATCGTGGTCGGCAACGGCTCGGCTCCGGTCAGCGCGCCGGACAGCTACGACGTGGTGCCCCAGCCGGGGACGCTGGGCCCCGGCGGTCAGGTGACGGCGCGGTTGCTGTGGCGCAACACGGTGACCGACCCGGCGGTGCTGGCCAAGCACGGCGAGCACCTGGAAATCGCGCCGGCCGCCGGGGAACCGGCGCAGGTGGTCACCCCACGTGGTGGCGTGGACCTCGGCACCACCGGACGGCTGGCGGTGAACGCCTGGGCCGCGCGCCCCTGACCCGATGCGCGTAATCCGGCGGGCAATTCTCGGGTAAACGTTTACTTGATCTCGGACCGGCGGTAACGTCGGCCTGCGCCGGAGGGGAGTTCCGAGCGGCGGGCCGGGGGAGGCCCGCCGTTTCGGAGAATTGATCACACCACTGGGTGGTTTCGCGATTCCGCGTGTTCTGGCGCGCGCTTTTTCAGCAACGGAAATGGAGTGC
Coding sequences within:
- a CDS encoding TerC/Alx family metal homeostasis membrane protein; protein product: MFAQSAAPSSSIGSPWLWALSIAVLLALLLTDFLVTRRPHEVSLREAVGWSVFYLTLPAVFALWLWPTFGGTQALEFATGFVVEKSLSVDNLFVFMLLLSAFAVPAEVQQRVLLYGITGALVLRGIFIAAGAALLQAGTWAFLVFGAILFLSAVKILHEAVTGAGMNRDVSRMRSVRLLRKLMPVTDDYRGTRLTVHERGRRALTPLAVVVVAVFATDVVFAVDSVPAVYGITEDPYLVFTTNAFALLGLRALYFVLHNALAKLVHLNHGLALILAFIGVKLVLHWAHGIWPSVPAIPTPISLVVIVLILATVTLTSLRSRKRTETRS
- a CDS encoding nitroreductase family deazaflavin-dependent oxidoreductase, which codes for MAVAADLDRATDSQWDWVAEHTRRYLASGGTEGHESDGVHTLVLATTGRRTGLPRRTCLIYGTSGDDLVVVASKGGADDHPAWFTNLQADPSVGVQAGTRRFTARARVATRAERASLWTQMAGIFPLYNEYAEKTTREIPVVVLTPER
- a CDS encoding sensor histidine kinase; its protein translation is MRVFAHMDADPSRPAGVTRLDWHGPLDGDAFTHPALFYRDHTDYLAATVPFVRAGLDNGEPVAVAVPGPNLTALKDAVHDDGVLWLDMTEAGRNPGRIIPGVLRAFADQHPGRRARIIGEPIWAGRSDDEYPACAQHEALINAAFRGRDATILCPYDSSRLSETALADATATHPLLVEGDRWWTSPHYAPGQIVDTYNQPLPQPGEVATYPATWFTPHTLTDIRQWAVGHAARAGLSPDRQDDVAIVVSELATNCIDHGDTTGALAGWTTADSLVFQTSNHTPSGRLDPLAGRLPAPDHQRRGRGLLMVNELADLVRTHTDGTQVTFRVHFTLPEAQAR
- a CDS encoding LysR family transcriptional regulator; the protein is MEVELRHLRAFVAVATRGSVTAASRDLLITQPALSRTIQQLEAAVGTRLLERGPQGVEPTEAGGELLGRLRGVLRDLDAALAAAGGHAGLRIGFQWALPDPWASDLLTAFETATGARATLLRRDDIVAVLHSGEVDAALVRGEVHASGISGTVLFEEDRLAAVSTDSELAARGELDWAELPAHPVVVNTVSGATSPHLWPPGNQPSQVVECGSYDEWLAIIAAGRGIGSTTLSAARAHTHARVTYLPLRDAPRVALRLLWPTRRTSDPLLRRFGECARSMRGAHGSDASGISHGGTGFLGSVATNDP
- a CDS encoding nitronate monooxygenase — its product is MADTISALGLSIPVLAAPMAGGPTTPRLVIAAAEAGGAGVLAGGYKSAEALAAQLGEVRAAGVPFGVNLFAPNPVPVDPGEYDRYRNALQPEADRLGVDLTGIPVTEDDDAWRDKVDLLLADPVPLATFTFGLPDRAVIRALRAAGTVTGQTVTTAAEAEQATAAGVDLLVVQGAAAGGHSGTLSPDRLPVEKPLADLVREVAGVTRLPIVAAGGLTRGGDVADVLHAGAVAVMVGTVLLLAGESGASATHRAALGQAGPGQTVLTRAFTGRPARALRNAFTDRFTATAPAGYPALHHLTSPLRKAAAAAGDADRLHLWAGTGYPDATAEPAADILRRLSARL
- a CDS encoding SDR family oxidoreductase → MAKTTPDIPVPDLTGKLAVVTGASDGVGLGLATRLAAAGAEVIMPVRNPRKGEAALAKIRERHPGARLSLRDLDLSSLDSVAALAERLTGEGRPIHLLVNNAGVMTPPARQTTKDGFELQFGTNHLGHFALVARLLPLLREGRARVTSQISIAADQHGINWDDLQWERKYHGNQAYSQSKIAFGLFGLELDRRSRDGGWGITSNLSHPGVTPTNLLAARPEVGRERDTALVRVIRALSARGILFGKVETALLPALHAATSPAAEGGRLYGPSGFRHLAGPPAEQKLYSRLRGTEDARRIWAVSEELVGFPFPARVKDAR
- a CDS encoding TetR/AcrR family transcriptional regulator, with product MVGKEPVTGAARGPGRPGAGAPPVPAEAEILRRGMEAFAELGYDRTSARELARRLGVSHNFINDRYGSKANFWRAVVDAILEPDQRERQRLLEAEMDDTERVRAMITHFYRAAVEAPLLGRLLADEFGRESERLDYLYEHYVAPTLGPLVPAVDRLMAAGRMPAVPIDVLFFAVISPVAGLVQLPLAHRLGRAEPVTRESQERTARQLADLVVDGLLGRNHAD
- a CDS encoding amidohydrolase family protein — encoded protein: MCHLHARPSAPTGARTLGRRALLAGAGGALAATALAPIAAAAPPRTWAITGATVFDGSRTLPEATVLITGDRIVQVGRHVPVPPGAEVVDGRGRFVMPGLIDAHQHLGGSTAAERAANLSKLLAFGYTTVFDPFGSLADFAVLKAHSAAPDAPSPRYLGTGPMLGSPGGWGDFDMPETTVVVTGPDHAFEVVDGLAAAGVDAIKAANDDWFWGRSPLLKTMPIDTQEAIVRAARRRGLKVFFHAPAKRLAAQALEAGAAGLLHGVLDEPVDRDFLRLLGRTGASYVSTMMIFEVFGDVVGTVGRQQAYDRRGLVPAATYDNLRGPEAIAAIESTVDPAAMRAHLVHLRANAEPVARSGANVTFGTDGGSFGEALGIAGHLELVLNGEAGLSPREVLSGATLGAARMLGRHDRGCLAPGKLADLVLLSADPLADLTNLHFVDQVVRGGRLFQAADLRAA
- a CDS encoding DUF4232 domain-containing protein is translated as MNSVIRLGMLVGVGVALGACSSPAVVPPPPVPVPSSAAPAPVCPESGVKITAGEVEGASGLRALGLVLTNCGTRDYTANGYPVVRVLDANGQPLGIVVGNGSAPVSAPDSYDVVPQPGTLGPGGQVTARLLWRNTVTDPAVLAKHGEHLEIAPAAGEPAQVVTPRGGVDLGTTGRLAVNAWAARP